The genomic stretch GAGGGTCGGAGGAGTACATTATAGCGAGATTGAAATCACGCGAAACGCGTGCAAGTATACAGAACGCCGTACAAATAGTCTGCGACCTTAAGTCCCGTTTGCTACATCCCCATGCAAATCTTCCGCCAGCTGTCTTGGACTCGTAGGCATCTCATAAGTGAAATGACTATTCAATTACGCAGGAAGCTGAGCTTACACGTGAGGAGGACGCatctctccattctctctAATAGATGtctttggttctcttttcctgAGTGAGAGCCGTGCAAAGTTGATAAGCATCATGATCGCCCCGACAAACACACCGACCCCAATGCCCATTTTAGCCCCGGTTGAGAGCCCTGAGGCTGGTTGAGGGGATGATGAGTTTGACGGTTCTACTGTCGGAGCGGCGCTTGGAGTGGCGCTTGGAGTAGGCATGTATCCTTGAAGAGTGGGgcttatatatattgctttAGACGTGTTGCAGCAGTCATGCGTCTCACCACAGCACCATGTTGTGGTAGTGTTTAGATCTCCGCAAGGTGTTAGGATCATTGTGTGATCGGGGCTCTGATGCTCCTATTATAATGCCGATTGTTCGGTTAGCGGGTTTGGGCAAGATCATAGCGTTGTGGAAACGTATTTGAGGATTATACCCCTTGTCCGATACAGACTGTCAAGCATCCTCCGTCGTCCCGATTCTGGCTTGTGCACTGGTCCCTCCAGTACCTATATTGTAGTGATGCCTTTCCCTCCGCATCAGTGTCTGTCGTGCCGGTCAGGCACAGTCCATTCGGAAAACACTTATTTGCTGTCTACCCGTTGGAACCAGCACCGCCGAAGGGATTAGTGCGATTCAAAGCACAGCATGTCTTCGCTGGGCTGTGAAATTGGGGGCATGGTGATAACTGGGGTTCGTTTCAGCGGTACCATTAGGATAATAGCACTCGGCAGTTGCGGACGGCGAGAGGATAAGAATACCGAGGGAGAGAAACAGCTTTAAAAGCCCGGAGAGGTGATTTCCCCAACCTAGCGCAATCTTCGTTGGTAAGTGTAATGTTGATACAGAAGAACCACGCAACGGCTTTCGGCATAGCCTATataaaagggaagaaaataaaaatggaattcaggaagaaagaaggggtGTTTCTCTCATCTGATGGAAATTTCGCTCTTCTCAGCCCTGTGTGTCACCTGGGTGAGACTGGATGAACCAGGATCGTGTTATTGAGTCAACGCTGTGGTTGGAGTAACCGTCTGCGGATAAGTCGAGAAAAGCCTAGGCTTACGCATATGGCCATGGTGTTTCAATATTTCCGTTTATATATCCCAGTATGTAGGGAGAAAGATCTCACTCCTGGCCGATTTTTCTAGGGGGGATTATACTACCAGCCTGGAAAGGCACAGAATAATCATTCTCGCATTAGAACAAGTCTATCAAGAACGAGCAAGACCATTACAAGATTATAACGCACATTCACGGCCCAactcgaaaagaaaagaccatCATGCAGAGATGATACCACTAAGTACAGAAGGTATCCTGATCATAACAAGGCACGAACTCCTCCATCCTCACCTCTAGCCTTACTCTCTAACCAAGAACAGAGGCAAGCGATCTGCCACGTCTATTCCAAGGCCTGCACCAGGCGATGCGACATCCACCTCGTGATATTGCGATGCACGTCACGTCAGCCCTTTGTCTAATCccttcttccaccacgaCTACAAGGAAAGCTCCGTGCCCGACCTGGTTCATCGAGCGAACGGATAAGGTCCCATGTCCTTGATGGATCTCACTAATTCTTCCGTCATCTGGAGCTGATAGTGATTCAAGGTAAGGGCAGTGGATTACCCTCAATTGGGGGAACATATCCACTTCCACTAATGACGAATTCTTAGCAATAGCGCGACAATGCTTGCATAATATGCAGATGAATCAACATCAGGGCTGCAACCGATTGAAAGCAACGCCCATCATGCCACCCGCGAAGACACCGCTCAATCATGGTGTGGAACTATATATTCTGGGTGGTGGAATGTGACCCACTGGCAAGGGTATACTATATGTGTCCAGTACGTTACGGCCTACCCGACATGTCAATCGACTGTAGTGAGTTACACCGAGTGATTTGCAGATTGTTGCATTCTCGAATTGCACCCCAGTAAGATGATGATGTGCTGTGACGTGCTGGACAAAAGCCCTACAAAGCATCCGGAGAAGACTTCTGCCAACCTTGGGGTCCACTTTGGACGGAGGATAAGATGCTGGGATCCAATTGACACCCACGGATGCGGTAGCGAGCTGTAGTCTGGTAGGATCCACTACTTAACCAGAGAAGGGATGACTTTCTGTCGATCTTCCCCACCATTCAGCTCACTCTGCCGACGCCCATCGCTTCGGGTCGAATTTGTGCGGTCAGGTCGCTTAATCTGTAGTGAAAAATAATTGGTGCGATAGCAGAAAGTTTGCGGCGAAGTCGATGCATAGCGACCTGGATGAATCACGATTGTCGACGGATCTAGAGAGATCGGGCACTGCCAGATCCTCAGCTACCGCTTCACTTCTCGAAGCGGATCAAAACACGTAGCTGGCGTGATTGAATTTGAGTTCATGACGTGGCGATCGCGAGTCGCAAGACCTGCAGGATGGAGCAGATTCGGTGGGTCGTAGCCCGACTGCTCAAGTCGTGCATACCGCTATATCGGAGTAGTTGGGGGGGACTTCATCGgtagacgaggatgaggggCAGGCCGTCAATCAGACATAAGACCCATCACTCCCACAGACCTTGTCTTTGCCTCTACCTTGCGATTAGGAAGCAGAGCGGGGTGTCTGGTGAAACACAATCCTAGAGATCTTGTATTCTACCATAGCCGCTCCCCATGTCTGACCAAGCTACAGCCTCCGATCTCGCCCCAGGGAGCGAGATCAAACAAGAGCTGGACAATGTCGAGTTCGAACCGCTGGATAAATACGTGGACTCGATCCTCCGCAATGCACAGGTGAAATTCCGTGACCATGCCGAGGAAGTACCCGAGGGCGTTCCTGGTCTTATCTACGGGGACTCCGAGAGCGATGAAGAACCGGTCATGGCTCGAGGACCGATGGCCAAGACTGCCCTCTCCGCCGTCGCTGGGCCAGGATCCCTGCGCGAAACCACGATCGGTGGCGCAGTCGTCAAGAATCTGACTTTGCTCGTCCCTAAAGATGCGACTGGTGGTTATGGTGATCTCCCGGTGTTGCCCATTACGGGGGTGGGACAGGAGAAGGCGGAGCTGGTGGCCGTGGTTGGTAAAGTCCCCGAGGAGGGCGCGGCCCCCAATATCCCGATTTTACTTCTgccagatgaggaagacgatgagggGGAGTCGCAGAGGGCGAGCGCAAGTGCTACCCTCTCGCAGCTCGCGGCTGCCTCTGTCCTTGTAAACTTGGGAAAGACCGCCGCCAAACGGAGAACACAGGCGCCTGTGAAGGAGGAACCAAAGGCGAAGCCCAGTGATGGCAAGGCGTCAGGCAAGGAGGAGACGAAGGACGAGGAGAcgggagaggaggagacaaaagaagaggaaggcaaGGGCGAGGAAGGCAAAGTCGCAAAGTCTGAGCTGAACAGCTACGTTCTTTCCGGGGATATCGAAAAGCTTTTCGGTATTAAAGGGTTGACAGGGAAGCTGTACCAATTTAAAGGTACGGCTGCCACTAGCGACAAACCTAAGACCCACCCTTACACTCGTTTAGGCCCCGAgaccaaggaagacaagaaaaaaagcgaAACCAAGAAGGAaggcaagaaagaaggtacggaggaaggggaggatcAATCGAATGAaaatgacgaagaagaagccgggCCAAAGGCCCGCGATGCAGGTAAGGACCCCCTGAAGGCTCAGGCTGACAGTAATGATAGCGCAcccaaggaagaaaaagccggAAAGGAAGACGAGGCGGGGAGCAAAGGtgacaagaaggacaaggaggagaagaaagacaaagggaaaaaggaaccaGCTCGtgagaaggtgaagattAACCCCAAGAGTTTGAAATTGTTGGGTAAACCGCTGGGGAAGATCCTCCCATTCCTCGAGAGTGAAGAGCTTAAAAGCTTACCCATCGAGAACCTGGAGTTTACGTACTGTGAAGAGGAGAGCGGCCACTTTTTCCCTCCTGGCCTGCGTCTCGAGGTGGATGTCCCGCTCAGTGGTAGCCTGCAATGGGCCACAGATGCATTGCAGAAGATGTTTGGTGAGGAAAGAACacccaagaagatccatcTCAGTGCAGACCTGGGCAAGACTAGGGACTGGTCTAAGCGACCGAAAGTGGAAGATTTTGCCCTGCGAGGTTATTTCGATGGTTTTGGAAACCAAGAATGGGACATTCTGAAATTCAAAACCCTCGGACTGGAACTTACAGCCACCAAGGCAGCGAGTAAGAAAcccaaagacaatgacaaaggaaaggatgggaaggaaacgaagaagaaaaatgacaagGGCGACGATGAGAGCgaggaacaggaacagcagTCTCGCGACGCTACCGAGGGAAGTCCAACGGACGAGCCCAAGACAACCAAAGGCGATAAGCCCGGGTCCGAAGTCACGATTAGGCAGGTGTCTTCAGCCCAGGCAGAAGCTAGCGCTACCGACGGTCAGGTAAGTACAGTGTTAACTCCACCCTCAGTCTGAATCAATCTTCCTAAGCCTCGTCGGCCGCAGCAGGATGATGCAGATGTCGAACATGAGGAAGGCgattcttccaagaagggcgaggagaagaagagcccATCCAAAGCCGACAAGAAAGATGACAAGAAAGACGAtaagaaagatggcaaggataagaaggacaaggTGAAAAAGTCCTATAATTATGGTTTCGGTTTCTTCGGAACTGTATCGTTCATCAAGATCCCACACGCCAACTCGCCATTGGACTTGCATATTAGGATTGGTAGAGACTTTGAGgtagaaaaggagaagaaggaggagaagaaggaggagaagaaggaggagaagaaggaggagaagaaggaggagaagaaggaggagaagaaggaggagaagaaggaggaagaaggaaaagagaagaaaaaagaaacaaaagaagatgaaggcgaagagaagaataaaggaaaggaaaatgactctgagaagaaggttgaggcgctggagaagaaagacgaacCGAGCAGTGATACCAACAAGGCAAGTAAAGACACTGCAGAGCTTGCTAAGGATGGGGAAAAGTCCTCAGAGAAATCGTCAGAGGCAGGTGATaagccgaagaaggccgaaggCAAGAAGCATTCCGATGGTAAACATAAAAGGATGTGGAAATTAGCGATTTATTGTGACGAGTGGAAAGATATCTACGGTGTCAAGAATGTCTCCGTAAGTAGAACAGCAGCTCGATTGGAATTTCCTGTACTGACTGGACTGTTGCAGTTGAAAAAAGCCGAGCTCAAGTCGTCATACGAGCAAGGGGACTTCAAGAAAACACTGGAATTTAACTTATCTGCCGATATAAAGCTCGGTGGGGGGAGTTTCAAGGTCAAGGGCAAGATCTCCAAGGGTAAGTCGCCTCTAGCCCTAGGTCACTTTTTCCATGAGGTCTGACAGCCGGGACAGCGGATAGCTTTCTAGATGCTGAACTGGGTGATGTCTCCCTTAGCGACTTTAAGAAGATCCAGGCCCAGATGCAGGGTCAACATGTGccagaggagaagaaaaaggaagagaaacaaaagacagcggaggagatcaagaaggaagccgagaagaaggatgaagagaagaaggatgaaaaggaggaggCTCAAGGCCATGAGCTTATCTTTAAAAAGATCCACGTCAGGATATCTCGCCAGACCGTCGAAAAAGAGCAAACCTGGAAAGGGTCTTTATTATTCGATGGCCACGTCACTTTCAACGGCAAATCTAGTGCGCGCGCTCGACTCGAGCTCACTAGGGATGGATTGACTATTTCAGGCGGCCTTGCTGATTACCAGATTCCTGACACCAAAGTTACCATTGAGCAGGCACAGATGAAGATTTACATCGGGTTCAAGAGGAGCAAAAAGGACCAGAAGATCGAGGAGAGCAAGACGAATGACAACAAATCAATCACCGATGCCTCGAgtgagaaagggaaaagcgGCCAGCCTGACCAGGTTGAAACAACGGCAGTTGTTAAAGCTGGTGTAGACTCCAAGCCGGAGAAGAGTGACACCAAGGATGTTGAAAAGCCGggtgagaaggagaagaagactaaACGCGAGAGTGAATTTGCAATTCTCGGGGTTGTGAAAATCCATGAAGTCCCTGTATCCGTCGGTTTCTATATGGCACGGAAGAATGACAAGGAGAAGCGCGACTGGCTTGCCTTTGGCAGTGTCGGAAATTTTACATTGTCCCAATTGGTCCCCAACCTTAAAGGTACCGACTTTGATCTACAACTCGACAATATTGCGCTGATCGCGTCGTCCGAGGACAGGGAGGTaacggaagaggaagaggataagaaggacgaTAAGAAGGACGATAAGAAGGACGATAAGAAGGACGATAAGAAGGACGATAAGAAGGACGATaagaagaacgaaaagaagaacgaaaagaagaacgaaaagaaagaggatatagaaaagaaaaagaaagaagacaagacaGAAGAAGGCACCAAGATTGAACTTGAGAAGATATTCGACATAGATGATGCCTACTCGAAACTAAtggataagaagaaggagggcaagaaggaggacaagaagaagggcaagaaggaggacaagaaggagaagaaagacgacaaaaaaaaggagaagaaggaagccgatTATGATGATGCGCATGCAGGTGTTCTCAAGAAAGTCGAGTCCTACAAGTACCCTATCCGCAAAGGTACGCCATGGCATTCTCTGTTGATTTTAAGGTCTGAGCTGACTGCTTGAAAAGGGGTGCAAGTGTGTGCGACCATTCGGAAGTTTGACACCCTCGATCTTCTTAACAACAATAAGCCAATGGACGGCCTGGTCTTGATCATTGCCTTTACCCCCAATGGACTCGAGATCACCATTAACCTGCCCAAGACCCTACAGGTAAGAGGAGTACCACGCGGGATTTCGGTAGTAATCATCCTCTCTGACGATGCATACATAGGTTCGAGTGCGTCCTGATGTCATACTCGGGGATTTCGGCGCTAGCATCCTTCCTGCCAAGGGAGAACTTGAGCTGTCTGCCACATTGACCCTTTTGTTTGATGACCAAAGGCCCATCAGAGTTACCGGCACAATAACAGGATCAGCTACCGAAGCAAAGGCCGCTATGTATGTTCTTCTGCTAGCCAACAAGGCCCAGAGATGTTCTGACACTGACATACCCCATAGATACATGAATCCAAATGATAAATGGATCAATCCATTCCAGTTGAACGAGAAGGTTGTGGTATCAAAACTAGGTCTTGGTGCGGGAATCACATATGCCACCGTGTGTGCTATGGGACCTGAGTAAGTGAATATCCCAACGGTCCGCGATCATTGGACTAACATGAATCAGTGAACTGTCTCTCACCGGAAGCGTTGCCGTTGGAAGCACCTTGACGGCTGACCTGGTCCTCAGTTTAGGGGTGAAAAAAGAACAGGTCATCTACTTCCACATATCTGAACTCAACATACCTAAACTTGTTAAACTGGCTGGGGAGATGACGGACATCGTGGCGCTGCAAAGTGTAAACGGGGGAGAAGACTTCCTCGTTTTCCGTGACATCACTTTCTATATGTCCACTGGTGCAAAGGTCCATGGCGTCTACTATGATCGGGGCATACATGTCAAAGGCATGGTGGAATTCTTCGGCAAGAAGGGCGACTTTGACGGTCAGATCCGTGATGACGGGGTTATGATCAATGGAGGCGTCGATAATTTCAACATCGGCGGGCTTGAAGTTCGGGCCGCTAGGGCCGGGCAGGAGCGGGCGACGATGGGTATCGAATTGACCGGCGACAGGCAGAAAGTCCTCATCGATGGGATGATCCGTTTCCATGCTCTGGAGCTGAGTATCTTCATTGATGCGGATGTGCAGGAGAGACGCCTAGACGCCGACATCACCCTCAAGTTCACCGAGAGTATCATGCTCCATCTGAAGGCCAACGCCAGGGTCCCCGATTCCAAGTCATTGGAGGGAGTTGTGATGAACTTCGAAGCAGAGATCCGTCCCGATGTACTCGGGGCGATCTTTGATGCAATCAACCAGACCATTGGTGACATTGGGAAATTAGCCACGGAAACAATCGAAAATGCCGAGCGGAAGCTccaggagcagatggacgAGAAACAATCGGAGCTCGAGAAAATGGCAAACGAGCTGAAAGCtatgaaggagaaggtggacGAAGAGGTACGAAAGCGAGAGGCAAAGATCGACCAAGATAAcctggagaggaagaggttggaaGACGAGctggagaagttggagaaggcagTGACGGACGCCGAGGCAGAGAAGGACCAAAACAAGACCAAGCTCAACAAGTTGAAAAACCAGAAAGCTGCGAAGGAGCTAGAATTCGATAAGAAGATCCGTGAAAAGGAACGTGAGTACGAgcgcaaagaaaaagaagagcgCGACAGACAGGAAGAGTGGAAGGCGAAAAGGCGGCAACTGGAGAACCAAAAAGAAGCCTCTTTCGGGGATGCCCTGAGGAGCAAAGAGGCGGCCGACGCCGATTGGGCGTCGTGGGTGGGTAAGTAGAtatgatatatatacccttCATGCCATGGACGTCTAGTACATGATACTCACCATTGTCTGTTCACAGCGCAGGAAGACCACTTGTGGCGggagatccagaagagcgAGAAGAACGCGGCCGATGCATGGGCGAAAGGCTTCTGGTATTGGGGCGAGACCACGAAATGGGTAAGACAGGCCCTCTTGTTGCAGCAGTCACGAATCGCTAATCAAAACCTTCCTCATAGAACATCATTGCGAACAAGCAAAAGGCTGAGCTAGAGTGGGTGCATGCACAAAAAGCAATTGCAACCGAGGCTCGTCATGTAGGAGAggccatcttctgcaatccTTTATGGATCGAGATAGAGAAAGAGCTCAACaaggctggggaggagatacAGAAACATGCCGACGCCCTAGCATATTTTGTCAATGGTGAACATTACAAAGCACTTGAGGCGCTGACACGCGATAAAAAAAGGGAACTGGATCGCCAGATTGCCAGCATCCAGAAGctcgaagaggaaagcaaaaatatCGAGACGAAACTCAAGCTCGCCCGccaggagctgaagaagaacaaaggtCGCATTACCGAGAAGGAGACGAAGCTACAAAAAGAGGTCGAGAGGTTGCAAGGCGAGCTCAAAACGAGGCCCTTCGAGGATGCGTACAAGGCCAAGCTCCAAGACCATGAAAGTATCGCGGCTCAGATTCAGTGGATTCAGAAAAAGCTTGACGAGATTAAAACAGGTATCGACCAGGCAACGCAAGCAGCGCAAGAATCTATTCGTGTGCTGAAGCAGGCCATCCCAGCCGTGGAGCGCATTGTTGTTACTGCTTCTACCGATGTATTCGTCAAGCGCAAGCCACTAACCTTCAAGATTGAGGCCCGCTGGATGGGTAAACTAATCCACGCTGAAGTGCAATGGGCCCCCGGGCAAGATGTCAACGCCTTATACGAACAAATTGGGCTGAAAGTAATCAAGGCTGCAGACGAGAAAGCCTGAGGAGTTGATGGCCCATGATTACAATAGATAGCGGACCTGGCTAACAGCAGGGAAGCAAATACACTCATCAACCAGTCCGCAAGAATTTAGAGCTTTTCCTTGATTCTGTAACGTTCCCATGCATTGGTAAACCTCGTAGCCGTAACCAATAATGCCCCAAGACAACTTCATTCCTCAAGCAGCCAAGCTTCTTATGACTTGTGTGATGGACTGTGCCTTCTAGGACCGATCACGACATATCAGAGCTGGAGAGAGCGCACATCTCATGCAGGGGGACATCAGCTCCCAGTCAGCCACCTTCACGCTCTCATTAAATTCTTCTGACCGTCGTACTGTTCAAGGCCCCTCCATACGAATCGGGAAAAGACCTGCAGCGGGGAGTGACCGACTCCAGCTAAGCCTGCCAGTTCGTTGACTCTAGATGGTTGGACGAAGCTGGTGGAGACACTGCCCCCCTCTTCCTATCTCGACTATAAGTCAATGTGCTTGTTGCCCCACAATGCCGATGATAAAAGCAAGCGTAATCCTCCATTAGGCACATTCACAACCACTTTCACCGTCTCCCAGATCTCTGTCACCCTTAACATGGCAAGTATCAACGTACCCCCCAACGACCCAAAGGCCCCACGATGGCTTCTGGACCTCCAAGAATAGAGAATCCAGCCATATACTGAGATTTCAAGGGAGATCCTGGGTCGTGAAGGTTACGGCGTGGCTTCCTATACCTGGGGCTATATTGCGCGGTGGGATAAGCCGGCATCGGATACGCCCGAGGGTGTTGTTTGGACGGTACCCACGACTTCGAAATGCCCCTTGTCGAGGGCAAGACAGGTGATGGAGGAAATTGGAACTCGCTATATCTGGTGGGATTGGATGTGCGTTCCTCAAGGTTTAAAGCACCAGCTTGACCCTGAATTATTCAAGGCCAAAGGGGAGGAGATCGGGAAACAATTGTAAGCAAGTTACTTGCCTGGAGTGCAACGAAATGACTCTCTTTACCAGACGTACAAACGCTAACCATTCCCAGGCACATTTACAAAAACGCAGCCAAAAGTATCGTCTGGCTTCATTCGACGTCCTGGGAGGATGATTCAGCTCTCAAAGAATTGCTGCTCCTCGAGATGTCACGGCCTGGTTTCCGGGATCCCACGCTCGTTCAGGATTATACTGGCAAGGCTGGGAGGTGGCTTGAAGCAGCTCAGGCGGACGAGCGCTGGTTGAAATCGGGTTGGACGTTACAGGAAGGTGTCCTTCTCGGGAGCACTTGTCTGCTCAACCGGGATGGGATGACCCTCTCTGACAGCAAGTTCTACAACTCCAGCGAGACCATCATTCGTGATCTGTCAATCCCGGTCTCCGTCCTCGCCCATAATCTAGCGACTGCCTTTTTCATCCAAAGTGAAGGTCACGATTCGGACACTACCAGACCCAGGGCCGGTCAGTTCGGGCATCTGCCCCCGAAAGCACCAGAGTCGGTCATTTGATTGCGTCGATCGATCCGAACTTTAGCTCGGGACTGGTCGGATACTTCGCGTTTAGTCTTCTGTCTATCCTCGCTGGGAAGAACAGCCGACAGTATGGCTGGGAACAGGACTCCTGCTGGGCGTTGATCGGTGCAATGGAATTGGAGCACATCGAAATCAGCTATGACTTCCCCACGGAAGAAATTAAGAGCGGTTTCTCTCCGCACTCGTGGACAAGTATCAAATGATGATGTTTTTCCTGCCGTTTCTGGAGTGTCCAGTCGAAGAAAAGCGAACGACGGGGTCTATCCAACGGCCCTTCCAGTGGAcggatgttgtggatggCGCCTTGCTCCCTGTCAGTCTCTCCCTGGTTGAATCGCATACTGATCCAGAACTGCCTCTAGAGAAGGAGCCAACCTTTCACTTCTCCGGCGAAAGGTTCATCTCCAACGATCTCCTCGTCAAACCGCCCGATAGTCAGACCATGAGCCTCTTCCGTCACTATCGCCAGGACTTGGATGAGTTGCGGATCGTGTCTTCCCGGACGGTTACTGTGGCGGAGGATCCCCTTCTGGCGAATGCATGGTTGCTGCCTTTATGGAATGTTGACCTGAAGGGAGATGTGCGAGGGAAACGGTGCTTGCTGGTGCTGCAATTGAAGGGTCCGACTGCGGCTGATCAACTGGCCCATGCGGTGTTTGGTGGGATGATTGAGGTGTGGGGGATCAGATCAGAAACGGTggaggtgaaggagatcatcTTGGACGCTTCCGCATCACtagttatatatttatttagCGATGGCCTTCCGTACCACGTGTATGGTCATGACACGGGATCGTAACGTACCTTTCCACATCGGGCTAGCAGGAATCCCCCAGGCCAATCCataaagaaataaatccTACACTGTCAAACATCAATTATCAAGCATGGCCAAGCCCAGTAAAGACACAAAGCAATCTACAAAATGCCACGCGAGGCAACTGATATCGAGGAAGGCACGCAGGTGTATCGCCCGGAAGGATTTCACCCAGTGTACATCGGCGATGTGTTTAAAGACCGGTACAAAGTACTCAACAAGATCGGATACGGTGTCTATTCG from Aspergillus oryzae RIB40 DNA, chromosome 1 encodes the following:
- a CDS encoding uncharacterized protein (predicted protein) yields the protein MSPLATLRRSRPRCRVNMCQRRRKRKRNKRQRRRSRRKPRRRMKRRRMKRRRLKAMSLSLKRSTRRRARRRTRRRARRRTRRRRKTTKKRRRRKPIMMMRMQVFSRKSSPTSTLSAKLNEKVVVSKLGLGAGITYATVCAMGPE
- a CDS encoding uncharacterized protein (predicted protein), with amino-acid sequence MMMFFLPFLECPVEEKRTTGSIQRPFQWTDVVDGALLPVSLSLVESHTDPELPLEKEPTFHFSGERFISNDLLVKPPDSQTMSLFRHYRQDLDELRIVSSRTVTVAEDPLLANAWLLPLWNVDLKGDVRGKRCLLVLQLKGPTAADQLAHAVFGGMIEVWGIRSETVEVKEIILDASASLVIYLFSDGLPYHVYGHDTGS
- a CDS encoding uncharacterized protein (predicted protein); this encodes MEEIGTRYIWWDWMCVPQGLKHQLDPELFKAKGEEIGKQLHIYKNAAKSIVWLHSTSWEDDSALKELLLLEMSRPGFRDPTLVQDYTGKAGRWLEAAQADERWLKSGWTLQEGVLLGSTCLLNRDGMTLSDSKFYNSSETIIRDLSIPVSVLAHNLATAFFIQSEGHDSDTTRPRAGQFGHLPPKAPESVI